One genomic window of Coffea eugenioides isolate CCC68of chromosome 1, Ceug_1.0, whole genome shotgun sequence includes the following:
- the LOC113780685 gene encoding transcription factor MYB59 produces the protein MVQEEIRKGPWTEQEDVQLVLCVNVYGDRRWDFISKVSGLKRTGKSCRLRWVNYLHPGLKRGKMTPHEERLVLELHSKWGNRWSRIARKLPGRTDNEIKNYWRTHMRKKAQERKKAAISPSSSSSSSSSPSFSNCSSSISNGNSPSMESGPITETKERSFYDTGGLEMLTAKGNKTGQAEEERLQKVYSMDEIWKDIEFSDSDAIQPVYDGYGEGGCNFSSQTMASPVWDYCPVSLWMMDEDESKMFPPISDQFYSFYNQESTILTG, from the exons ATGGTGCAAGAGGAAATCAGAAAGGGCCCTTGGACAGAACAAGAAGATGTCCAACTGGTTTTATGTGTGAACGTGTACGGTGATCGCCGATGGGATTTCATCTCTAAGGTTTCAG GTTTGAAAAGAACAGGTAAAAGTTGCAGGTTACGTTGGGTTAATTACCTGCACCCTGGTCTGAAACGAGGCAAGATGACTCCTCATGAAGAGCGCCTTGTCCTTGAGCTTCACTCCAAGTGGGGAAATAG ATGGTCAAGGATTGCTCGTAAATTACCTGGGAGGACTGATAACGAGATCAAGAACTACTGGAGAACCCATATGAGGAAGAAGGCTCAAGAGAGGAAAAAGGCTGCCATATCtccctcatcatcatcatcatcatcatcatcaccatCATTCTCCAACTGTTCCTCCTCAATATCCAACGGTAACAGCCCAAGTATGGAATCTGGGCCAATCACTGAGACAAAGGAGCGAAGCTTTTATGACACTGGAGGTCTTGAAATGCTCACTGCCAAGGGAAACAAGACTGGTCAAGCAGAGGAAGAAAGGTTGCAGAAGGTGTATTCCATGGACGAAATATGGAAAGATATTGAGTTTTCTGACAGTGATGCAATTCAACCTGTGTATGACGGTTACGGCGAAGGAGGCTGCAACTTCTCCAGTCAAACAATGGCTTCTCCTGTGTGGGATTATTGCCCTGTCTCGCTGTGGATGATGGATGAAGACGAGAGTAAGATGTTTCCTCCCATAAGCGAtcaattttattctttttacaACCAAGAGAGCACGATTTTAACTGGCTAG